In Gordonia phthalatica, one genomic interval encodes:
- a CDS encoding DUF2568 domain-containing protein: MTSIYVWTLATVVFLLELAMVGVLATAAWLLADRGWTGWLAAIGTATVVVALWALFASPMPVVDVAVLKLVVKVVLFVAASLAIWSVMHRADLAVWFAAVAVVVNLAAIVPPYSNYGGFDVPA, translated from the coding sequence ATGACCTCGATCTACGTCTGGACGCTGGCGACCGTCGTGTTCCTGTTGGAGCTCGCCATGGTCGGGGTGCTCGCGACGGCCGCCTGGCTGCTCGCCGACCGCGGCTGGACGGGATGGCTCGCCGCGATCGGGACCGCGACGGTCGTCGTCGCTCTGTGGGCGCTCTTCGCGTCGCCGATGCCGGTGGTCGACGTGGCGGTCCTGAAGCTTGTCGTCAAGGTGGTGCTCTTCGTCGCGGCGTCACTTGCGATCTGGTCGGTGATGCATCGCGCCGATCTCGCGGTGTGGTTCGCCGCGGTCGCGGTCGTCGTCAACCTCGCGGCCATCGTGCCGCCCTACAGCAACTATGGAGGATTCGATGTCCCAGCTTGA
- a CDS encoding nitroreductase/quinone reductase family protein, whose translation MSQLEKRGGRLLAVSNRAVGGLVRVGVAPHDCHELLVPGRVSGDVTARPVNVLDVDGRRYLVSPRGSSQWVRNVRAGGEVRLRRRRSTASVILVELDDEAKPDLLREYLRRWGWQVSAFVDGLTADSPLADLQAAAPRFPVFEIRDA comes from the coding sequence ATGTCCCAGCTTGAGAAGCGCGGCGGCAGGCTGCTCGCCGTCTCGAACCGAGCCGTCGGCGGACTCGTCCGCGTCGGGGTGGCACCCCACGACTGCCACGAACTGCTCGTCCCCGGGCGCGTCTCGGGCGACGTCACCGCCCGGCCGGTCAACGTCCTTGACGTCGACGGGCGGCGCTACCTCGTCTCGCCACGCGGCTCCAGCCAGTGGGTGCGCAACGTGCGCGCCGGGGGAGAAGTGCGCCTGCGGCGGCGCCGGAGCACGGCGTCCGTGATCCTCGTGGAACTCGACGACGAGGCGAAGCCGGACCTTCTGCGCGAGTATCTGCGGCGATGGGGATGGCAGGTGTCGGCGTTCGTCGACGGTCTGACCGCCGATTCCCCGCTCGCCGATTTGCAGGCCGCGGCACCGCGATTCCCGGTCTTCGAGATCCGCGACGCGTGA
- the dapE gene encoding succinyl-diaminopimelate desuccinylase yields the protein MTLPALNLSADPIDLTAALVDIASVSRDETLIADAVEAAIRDQLNGFEVLRQGNCVLARTDRGLPTRVILAGHLDTVPIVDNVPSRRTVTDDEGDVLHGCGTVDMKSGDAVFLHLAATLDEPAHDLTLIFYDCEEIAAEFNGLNAIERELPDWLRGDVAILGEPTAGQIEAGCQGTLRVRFTATGTRAHSARAWMGDNAIHKMGRMLTTLGDYEPRRVDIDGCEYREGLSAVAIHGGVAGNVIPDEVYVDVNFRFAPDRSPEQAYDHVREVFAADLADGTLTAAVTDSAAGALPGLANPAAAKLVEAADGKFRAKYGWTDVSRFAALGIPAVNLGPGDPSLAHRVDERVPVEQITEVTRILRSYLSTP from the coding sequence GTGACTCTCCCCGCGTTGAACCTGTCCGCCGATCCGATCGACCTGACGGCCGCCCTCGTCGACATCGCGAGCGTCAGTCGTGACGAGACCCTGATCGCCGACGCCGTCGAGGCGGCGATCCGCGACCAGCTGAACGGCTTCGAGGTGCTGCGGCAGGGGAACTGCGTCCTCGCCCGCACCGACCGGGGGCTGCCGACCCGGGTGATCCTGGCGGGGCACCTCGACACGGTTCCGATCGTCGACAACGTGCCCTCGCGGCGCACCGTGACCGACGACGAGGGCGACGTCCTGCACGGCTGCGGCACCGTCGACATGAAGTCCGGTGACGCCGTCTTCCTGCACCTGGCGGCGACTCTCGACGAGCCCGCGCACGACCTGACCCTGATCTTCTACGACTGTGAGGAGATCGCCGCCGAGTTCAACGGCCTCAACGCGATCGAGCGGGAGCTGCCCGACTGGTTGCGGGGCGACGTCGCGATCCTCGGCGAGCCGACCGCCGGTCAGATCGAAGCCGGTTGCCAAGGGACGCTTCGTGTTCGGTTCACCGCCACCGGCACGCGCGCGCACTCGGCGCGGGCGTGGATGGGTGACAACGCGATCCACAAGATGGGCCGCATGCTGACCACGCTCGGCGACTACGAGCCGCGGCGCGTCGACATCGACGGCTGCGAGTACCGCGAGGGGCTGTCGGCGGTGGCGATCCACGGTGGCGTCGCCGGCAACGTGATCCCCGACGAGGTGTACGTCGACGTCAACTTCCGATTCGCGCCCGACCGCAGCCCGGAGCAGGCCTACGACCACGTGCGGGAGGTCTTCGCCGCCGACCTCGCCGACGGCACCCTGACCGCCGCCGTCACCGACTCCGCCGCCGGGGCCCTCCCCGGCCTGGCGAACCCGGCGGCCGCGAAGCTCGTCGAGGCGGCCGACGGGAAGTTCCGCGCCAAGTACGGGTGGACCGATGTGTCGCGGTTCGCCGCACTCGGCATCCCCGCGGTGAACCTCGGTCCCGGCGACCCGAGCCTCGCGCACCGCGTCGACGAGCGGGTTCCGGTGGAGCAGATCACCGAGGTCACTCGGATCCTCCGATCGTACCTCTCGACTCCCTAA
- a CDS encoding TetR/AcrR family transcriptional regulator produces the protein MSETENAGPRARNRAVVEQRLRAIGRRHLAEHGAAALSLRAIARDMEIAPSALYRYVRSRDDLLTVLIVDAYDDLADALDAAVASRHTPRTRFVAFADALRLWAVANPSEYALIYGSPVPGYRAPAEQTGRAGERPLRALADIAAAASAPAPDGTDPRVQTAAADALRLLASDPAVPADTSPAVLARTIAVWNLLLGSISSELFEQLGPITDDPAAVYAGVVDLGAALLFGEGVG, from the coding sequence ATGAGTGAGACGGAGAACGCCGGACCGCGGGCCCGCAACCGGGCGGTCGTCGAACAGCGACTGCGGGCCATCGGCCGCCGCCACCTGGCCGAGCACGGGGCGGCCGCGCTGTCGTTGCGCGCGATCGCGCGAGACATGGAGATCGCGCCGTCGGCCCTCTACCGGTACGTGCGCAGCCGCGACGATCTGCTGACCGTCCTGATCGTCGACGCCTACGACGACCTCGCCGACGCGCTAGACGCCGCGGTCGCCTCCCGGCACACACCGCGAACACGCTTCGTCGCCTTCGCCGACGCGCTGAGACTCTGGGCGGTCGCGAATCCGAGCGAGTACGCACTGATCTACGGTTCGCCGGTCCCCGGGTACCGGGCGCCCGCCGAGCAGACCGGTCGCGCGGGCGAACGCCCGCTGCGGGCGCTGGCCGACATCGCCGCCGCGGCATCTGCCCCGGCGCCGGACGGCACCGATCCCCGTGTTCAGACGGCTGCGGCCGACGCCCTCAGACTCCTCGCGTCCGACCCGGCGGTTCCGGCCGACACCTCACCGGCGGTGCTCGCGCGCACGATCGCCGTGTGGAACCTGTTGCTCGGCAGCATCTCCAGCGAACTCTTCGAGCAGCTCGGCCCGATCACCGACGATCCGGCGGCGGTGTACGCGGGGGTCGTCGATCTGGGGGCGGCGCTGCTCTTCGGTGAGGGCGTCGGTTAG